In one Chlamydia sp. BM-2023 genomic region, the following are encoded:
- the dnaG gene encoding DNA primase yields the protein MYTEESLDNLRHSIDIIEVLSDHLHLKRSGSTYKACCPFHVEKTPSFIINPTGAYYHCFGCGAHGDAISFLMNHLGYSFGEAVLTLSKKFHVDLVVKAKDTQSPFPTEAKDELRRINSEAEKLFRYCLYQLPEGREALQYLYHRGFSPDTIDRFHLGYAPEQSFFVQAMQEKDILEKQLEDAGFIGNKWFLFSRRIIFPIHDALGNIIGFSSRKFLESTRGSKYVNTPETIIFKKSRALFGLHLSRRRISKEKRVILVEGQADCLQMIDSGFNCTLAAQGTAFTEDHVKELTKLGVLKAYLLFDGDPAGIKAAIRVGDMCQTVGIAVMVCRLPEGQDPDSFLIHKGAGALGELLDQSEDYLTFLISEKIRSYPNFSPREKANVIEESITQIKKWGNPIIVYEHLKQLASLMMIPESMVFSLAKLESGITPVKAQVAKKEKLPKIHSDIIMETDILRCMLFCKPHNLSIPHTAKSYFTSMDFKHPECRKLFSRLIEHYEEHQSNLPIDDALPLLEDKVIIDLLIKRRMNTDCLETVFIQSLQRLADRQWREQRHPLSGQSKKPENQTVSILEDYVRLRKDKVIITLLDPQDN from the coding sequence ATGTACACAGAAGAAAGTTTAGATAATCTTAGACATAGCATCGATATAATCGAAGTGCTTTCAGATCATCTCCATTTAAAAAGGAGCGGATCAACCTATAAAGCTTGCTGCCCTTTTCATGTAGAGAAAACTCCTTCTTTTATTATTAACCCTACGGGTGCTTATTACCATTGCTTTGGTTGTGGAGCTCATGGAGATGCTATTAGCTTTCTCATGAACCATTTGGGGTATTCATTTGGCGAGGCTGTTCTTACTTTATCAAAAAAATTTCATGTAGACCTGGTTGTTAAAGCTAAAGATACGCAATCGCCCTTCCCTACAGAGGCGAAAGACGAATTGCGACGAATTAATAGCGAAGCAGAAAAGCTGTTTCGCTATTGTTTATACCAGCTTCCCGAGGGTAGGGAAGCTTTGCAGTATCTATATCACCGCGGTTTTTCACCAGATACAATAGATCGTTTTCATTTAGGCTATGCCCCAGAACAATCTTTTTTTGTTCAGGCAATGCAGGAAAAAGATATTTTAGAAAAACAGCTTGAGGATGCCGGATTCATAGGGAACAAATGGTTTTTATTCTCTCGTAGAATTATCTTTCCTATTCATGATGCCTTGGGAAATATTATAGGATTTTCATCAAGAAAGTTTTTGGAGAGTACACGAGGAAGTAAGTACGTGAATACTCCAGAGACAATTATTTTTAAAAAATCCCGAGCCCTTTTTGGACTTCACCTATCACGAAGAAGAATCTCAAAAGAAAAGCGTGTTATTTTAGTTGAAGGTCAGGCCGATTGCCTACAGATGATAGATTCAGGGTTTAATTGCACCCTCGCAGCCCAGGGAACCGCATTTACGGAAGATCATGTAAAAGAATTAACCAAACTTGGTGTTCTTAAAGCGTACCTGTTATTTGATGGCGATCCCGCAGGTATAAAAGCTGCAATTCGTGTTGGAGATATGTGCCAAACAGTAGGCATCGCTGTTATGGTTTGTCGCTTACCCGAAGGTCAAGATCCCGATTCGTTTCTAATACATAAAGGAGCTGGCGCTTTAGGGGAGCTCCTCGATCAAAGTGAGGACTACCTCACTTTTCTTATAAGTGAAAAGATCCGCTCATATCCGAACTTTTCCCCAAGGGAAAAAGCAAACGTAATCGAAGAGTCTATCACGCAAATTAAGAAATGGGGGAACCCCATTATAGTTTATGAGCATCTCAAACAGCTAGCCTCGCTGATGATGATTCCTGAGAGTATGGTATTTTCTTTAGCAAAACTGGAATCCGGCATAACCCCAGTAAAAGCACAAGTAGCCAAAAAGGAGAAATTACCAAAAATTCATTCCGATATTATCATGGAAACGGACATCCTGCGTTGCATGCTATTTTGCAAGCCTCATAACTTAAGTATTCCCCACACGGCAAAGAGTTACTTCACTTCAATGGATTTCAAGCATCCTGAGTGTCGTAAGCTATTTTCTCGACTTATTGAACACTATGAAGAGCACCAGAGTAATCTTCCTATTGATGATGCCCTCCCTCTACTAGAAGACAAGGTAATTATAGACCTGCTCATAAAACGTCGTATGAATACGGATTGCTTAGAAACTGTGTTTATACAATCTTTACAAAGACTTGCTGATCGTCAGTGGCGAGAACAACGTCATCCTCTCTCGGGACAGTCAAAAAAGCCTGAGAACCAAACTGTCTCTATTCTAGAGGACTACGTCCGCTTACGTAAAGACAAGGTTATTATTACTCTCTTAGATCCGCAAGATAATTAA
- the uvrC gene encoding excinuclease ABC subunit UvrC, whose translation MRVKDFSPKLIPTSPGVYLMKDAAGEVLYIGKAKNLRNRIATYFQKQGDSRERIPFLMKKTTDIETILVSNETEALLLENNLIKKYHPKYNVLLKDDKTFFCLAISLTHPWPKIDAIRTKAITSSKKQIIFGPYVSAEACRTLLEVISQWFPLRTCSNREFATRKRPCILYEMKRCLAPCVNLCSHEEYEETLKKAVLFLKGKITDIIHDLEQSIQKASEEQKFEQAGMYYRTLKLIQQAMAKQHVEKFHFQNIDAIGLYRKYQEAVITVLTVRSGKLLGARHFLFSENAQEDPDLLSSFILQYYANQPHIPKEILTPIPLKIPDLPQLLNQDSPPHVRSPNTGYGKELLNLAKNNAELHAETASSSSLLPYEEMKKILKSPDYPYRIECYDNAHLQGSHAVGVYIVYENDALSPKDYRTFSISSTHNDLAAFHEVLSRRFNSLSSTLPDMIVIDGGRTQFSQAKKTLKGLNLTGIQVVSIAKEASNHSGSLRNEKLFCDTFPQGVKLPPTSKLLQFFQKLRDEAHRFAISKHRRKRSKDLLAPQEKIPGIGEVKRKRLLQKFKSWKRVMEATQGELETIPGITKKDIKQLLIKQTKDTKALED comes from the coding sequence ATGCGTGTGAAGGATTTTTCTCCGAAACTTATTCCCACATCTCCGGGTGTTTATCTTATGAAAGACGCTGCTGGGGAGGTTCTTTATATTGGCAAAGCCAAAAATCTGCGTAATCGGATAGCTACATACTTTCAAAAGCAAGGGGATTCTCGAGAGAGAATCCCTTTCTTAATGAAAAAAACTACGGATATTGAAACGATTTTAGTTTCTAATGAAACTGAAGCTCTTCTTTTAGAAAATAATCTCATAAAAAAATATCATCCGAAATATAACGTCTTATTAAAAGATGATAAAACGTTTTTTTGCTTAGCGATATCTCTAACGCATCCTTGGCCAAAAATAGATGCCATTCGCACAAAAGCAATTACCTCGTCAAAAAAACAGATAATTTTTGGCCCTTATGTTAGTGCTGAAGCTTGTCGCACCCTTTTAGAAGTGATTAGCCAGTGGTTCCCACTACGGACATGTTCTAATCGTGAATTTGCCACTAGGAAGCGCCCCTGCATCCTTTATGAAATGAAACGTTGCCTTGCTCCTTGTGTAAACTTATGTTCTCACGAAGAATATGAAGAAACCCTGAAGAAAGCAGTGTTATTTTTAAAGGGTAAAATTACAGATATTATTCATGATTTAGAACAATCCATTCAGAAGGCTTCAGAAGAGCAAAAATTTGAACAAGCTGGAATGTATTATCGAACATTGAAGTTAATCCAACAGGCAATGGCAAAGCAACATGTTGAGAAGTTTCATTTTCAAAATATTGATGCTATTGGCTTGTATAGAAAATACCAGGAAGCAGTGATTACTGTACTGACAGTACGTTCAGGGAAACTACTTGGAGCGCGTCATTTTCTCTTTTCTGAAAACGCTCAAGAAGATCCTGATCTACTCTCTTCATTTATTTTACAATACTATGCAAATCAGCCGCATATCCCTAAGGAAATTCTCACTCCGATTCCTTTAAAAATTCCTGATTTACCTCAGTTATTAAATCAAGACTCCCCTCCACATGTAAGATCTCCAAACACGGGGTATGGAAAAGAACTATTAAACTTAGCTAAGAATAATGCTGAGCTACATGCGGAAACGGCTTCTTCATCTTCATTACTACCGTATGAGGAGATGAAAAAAATCCTTAAATCTCCTGATTATCCCTACCGGATAGAATGCTATGACAATGCTCACCTGCAGGGCTCTCATGCTGTTGGCGTCTACATTGTTTATGAAAATGATGCTTTATCTCCTAAGGATTATAGGACATTTTCCATTTCCTCTACTCATAATGACCTTGCAGCCTTTCATGAGGTGCTTTCTCGTCGTTTTAACTCCCTTTCATCTACTTTACCGGATATGATTGTGATAGATGGAGGACGTACTCAATTCTCTCAGGCAAAAAAAACATTAAAAGGGCTCAACCTTACGGGAATTCAGGTTGTTTCTATTGCTAAAGAGGCAAGCAACCACAGTGGATCATTGAGAAATGAAAAGTTATTCTGCGATACTTTCCCTCAGGGGGTAAAGCTACCACCGACTTCTAAGTTACTACAATTTTTTCAGAAACTACGTGATGAGGCACATAGATTTGCCATTAGTAAACATCGTAGAAAGCGTAGTAAGGATCTTTTAGCACCTCAAGAAAAAATCCCAGGTATTGGAGAGG
- the mutS gene encoding DNA mismatch repair protein MutS, whose protein sequence is MTSKKPTPMMKQWHHCKEQAGESLLFFRMGDFYEAFYDDAVLLSQHLDLTLTQRQGIPMSGVPVATINNYIDRLISKGFKVAVAEQFEEASDNKGKSEPLARELQRVITPGTLLSSTLLPEKANNYIISLNRVGTLFGFSCLDFSTGSFLLHEYDDMKCLIDEICRLAPKEILSCDKFYKKHSDVIQKIQQHLKLTLSVYSDWAFEHQFATQKLSSHFKVSSLDGFGLKGLVPAINAAGALLSYLQDKLLLPVEHISIPKTHGKQKHLLIDTSSQVNLELLTPIHDPQGKSSLLHVMERTSTPMGGRLLRQTLVSPFYDQKEISLRQDAVEFLLNRSELRKNLRSFLSQVRDLERLTTKITTSLAGPKDIGMLRDSLTASKRICELLSPLRLPEFFRGRFTPPEGITSLLDLLSNSLLEELPLRISEGNIFTDDYHPDLKRLRYTRENSKEWLWQYQETIRLQTGVKKLKVCYSQILGYYIEVNSDLAPLLPKEFIRRQSRLHAERFTTEELQQFQDDMLNVSDKLQDLETKLFKELCSRILQQREFILNLSQVIADTDYILSLADLAAEYGYCRPVVDHSNALSVIKGMHPVAQTLLDKGAFIPNDIKMDSSATRMILITGPNMAGKSTYIRQVALIVIMAQMGSFVPAKSAHIGMIDKIFTRIGAGDNLSKGMSTFMVEMAETANILHNATDRSLVILDEVGRGTSTYDGLAIAQSVVEYLLFTEGKKSKTLFATHYKELTDLENHCPHVENFHAGVKENGGQPVFLYEILKGHSQKSFGIHVAKLAGFPLCVVSRAQQILRQLEGPESASRPTQEKVQQLTLF, encoded by the coding sequence ATGACATCAAAAAAACCTACACCTATGATGAAGCAGTGGCACCACTGTAAGGAGCAAGCTGGGGAATCTCTTCTTTTCTTTCGCATGGGAGATTTCTACGAAGCCTTTTATGATGATGCCGTTTTACTTTCTCAACATCTAGATCTTACTCTCACGCAACGTCAAGGAATTCCTATGAGTGGGGTTCCTGTAGCGACGATCAATAACTACATAGATCGTTTAATCAGCAAGGGTTTTAAAGTTGCCGTAGCGGAGCAGTTTGAAGAAGCTTCCGATAATAAAGGAAAATCAGAACCCCTCGCTAGGGAATTACAAAGGGTCATCACTCCTGGGACTCTCCTCTCTTCGACTTTACTTCCTGAAAAGGCAAATAATTACATTATTTCTTTAAATCGTGTAGGAACACTGTTTGGTTTTTCCTGTTTAGATTTTTCTACAGGATCGTTTCTCCTTCACGAATACGACGACATGAAATGTCTAATTGATGAAATTTGTCGTTTAGCCCCTAAAGAAATTTTAAGCTGCGATAAATTTTATAAAAAGCATTCCGATGTTATTCAAAAAATCCAACAACACTTAAAACTGACTTTATCCGTATATTCTGATTGGGCTTTTGAACATCAATTTGCCACTCAGAAGCTATCGTCTCATTTCAAGGTTTCTTCACTGGATGGGTTTGGGCTTAAGGGCCTGGTTCCAGCTATTAATGCTGCAGGAGCTTTACTTTCTTATTTACAAGATAAATTACTTTTACCTGTTGAACATATCTCCATACCCAAAACACACGGAAAACAAAAACACCTACTGATAGACACCTCCTCCCAGGTAAATCTCGAGCTTTTAACTCCCATTCACGATCCTCAAGGGAAAAGCTCTCTGCTTCATGTTATGGAGCGTACTAGCACCCCCATGGGAGGAAGATTATTACGTCAGACTTTAGTAAGTCCTTTTTATGATCAAAAAGAAATTTCGCTGCGTCAGGATGCTGTAGAATTCCTTTTAAACCGTTCAGAATTGAGAAAAAACCTTAGATCTTTTCTTTCTCAGGTACGTGATCTTGAACGTCTAACTACGAAAATTACCACTTCACTAGCAGGACCGAAAGACATAGGAATGCTTCGCGACTCATTAACTGCAAGCAAGCGCATTTGCGAACTACTTTCTCCTTTACGTTTACCAGAATTTTTCCGAGGAAGGTTCACACCTCCCGAGGGCATAACTTCACTTTTAGATCTGCTTTCTAATTCTCTATTAGAGGAGTTGCCATTAAGAATTTCTGAAGGAAATATCTTCACTGACGACTATCATCCCGATCTTAAGCGTTTACGTTACACTCGAGAAAATTCAAAAGAGTGGTTATGGCAATACCAAGAAACTATTCGCCTGCAAACAGGAGTAAAAAAGCTTAAAGTTTGTTACTCGCAAATTCTTGGCTATTACATAGAAGTTAATAGTGATTTAGCTCCTCTACTTCCTAAAGAGTTTATTCGTCGTCAATCTCGCCTACATGCTGAGAGATTCACAACTGAAGAGCTGCAGCAATTTCAAGATGACATGCTTAATGTTTCTGATAAGTTACAAGATTTAGAAACCAAGCTATTTAAAGAGTTATGTTCTCGGATTCTACAACAACGTGAGTTCATTTTAAATTTATCTCAGGTAATTGCTGACACCGATTATATTTTATCTCTTGCTGACCTTGCTGCGGAATATGGCTACTGCCGCCCTGTTGTTGATCATAGCAATGCTTTATCTGTAATAAAAGGGATGCATCCTGTTGCTCAGACTCTTTTAGACAAAGGGGCTTTTATTCCTAATGACATAAAAATGGACAGCTCAGCAACGCGGATGATTTTAATTACTGGGCCGAATATGGCTGGGAAATCTACATACATCCGTCAGGTAGCTTTGATTGTCATTATGGCACAAATGGGTTCGTTTGTTCCTGCAAAATCTGCTCATATCGGCATGATCGATAAGATTTTTACCCGAATAGGCGCTGGGGATAATTTATCCAAAGGCATGTCTACATTTATGGTAGAAATGGCAGAAACTGCAAATATTCTTCACAATGCTACGGATCGCTCTTTAGTTATTCTTGATGAAGTTGGTCGCGGGACCAGTACTTACGATGGATTAGCAATTGCACAATCGGTTGTGGAGTATCTCCTATTCACTGAAGGAAAAAAATCTAAAACTCTATTTGCCACGCACTATAAAGAACTTACAGATTTAGAAAATCACTGTCCTCACGTAGAAAATTTCCACGCAGGTGTAAAAGAAAATGGTGGGCAACCGGTATTTCTATATGAAATCCTCAAGGGGCATTCTCAAAAAAGTTTTGGCATACACGTAGCTAAGCTTGCTGGGTTTCCTCTTTGTGTGGTATCGAGAGCTCAACAAATCTTACGTCAATTAGAGGGCCCTGAGTCAGCTTCTCGACCAACCCAAGAAAAAGTGCAGCAGCTCACGTTATTTTAG